In Nicotiana tabacum cultivar K326 chromosome 2, ASM71507v2, whole genome shotgun sequence, the following proteins share a genomic window:
- the LOC107795065 gene encoding protein NDL1 isoform X2: MSCFQGLFFCPEAASLLLHYFCIYHISPPGHELGAASICPEDPAPSVDDLADQIVEVLNYFGLRSVMCMGVTAGAYILTLFAIKHRERVLGLILVSPLCRAPSWSEWFYNKVMSNLLYFYGMCGLLKDFLLYRYFSKEVRGSAEVPESDIAQACRRLLDERQSINILRFLQAIDGRPDITQGLKKLQCRTLIFVGDSSPFHSDALHMTAKLDRRFSALVEVQACGSMVTEEQPHAMLIPMEYFLMGYGLYRPNQLSGSPRSPLTPSCIAPELLSPESMGLKLKPIKTRIESRVTGTRR, from the exons ATGTCATGTTTCCAGGGATTATTCTTCTGTCCGGAAGCAGCTTCATTGCTGCTCCATTACTTTTGCATTTACCACATAAGTCCTCCGGGGCATGAG TTGGGAGCTGCATCAATTTGTCCAGAGGATCCTGCACCTTCAGTAGATGATTTGGCTGATCAGATAGTTGAGGTTCTTAACTATTTTGG GCTGCGGTCAGTAATGTGTATGGGAGTAACAGCTGGTGCTTATATACTCACATTATTTGCA ATAAAACATAGGGAGCGTGTTCTTGGTTTGATTCTTGTTTCCCCTCTATGCAGAGCACCTTCTTGGAGTGAATGGTTTTATAATAAG GTCATGTCGAATTTACTTTACTTCTATGGAATGTGTGGTCTGCTGAAAGACTTTTTACTATACCGTTACTTCAGCAAG GAGGTCCGTGGCAGCGCAGAAGTTCCAGAATCAGATATAGCTCAAGCATGCAGAAGA TTGCTAGATGAGAGGCAGAGCATAAACATTTTACGGTTTCTTCAAGCTATTGACGG GAGACCTGATATCACACAAGGATTGAAAAAGCTACAATGTCGAACTCTCATATTTGTCGGGGATAGTTCTCCTTTCCATTCTGATGCTCTCCACATGACCGCAAAGTTGGACAGAAGATTCAGTGCCTTAGTGGAG GTACAGGCGTGTGGATCTATGGTTACAGAAGAGCAGCCACATGCAATGTTGATACCAATGGAGTATTTCCTCATGGGATATGGACTCTACAGACCAAACCAGCTTAGTGGCAGCCCAAGGAGTCCTCTAACTCCGTCTTGTATCGCCCCCGAGCTTCTCTCTCCAGAGAGCATGGGCTTAAAACTGAAACCTATCAAGACCCGGATTGAATCCAGGGTCACGGGTACACGCCGATAA
- the LOC107795065 gene encoding protein NDL1 isoform X1, whose protein sequence is MADSNSSTDSVAIDVETIYLGGKEHVVRTGCGPVSVIVYGDQEKPALITYPDLALNHMSCFQGLFFCPEAASLLLHYFCIYHISPPGHELGAASICPEDPAPSVDDLADQIVEVLNYFGLRSVMCMGVTAGAYILTLFAIKHRERVLGLILVSPLCRAPSWSEWFYNKVMSNLLYFYGMCGLLKDFLLYRYFSKEVRGSAEVPESDIAQACRRLLDERQSINILRFLQAIDGRPDITQGLKKLQCRTLIFVGDSSPFHSDALHMTAKLDRRFSALVEVQACGSMVTEEQPHAMLIPMEYFLMGYGLYRPNQLSGSPRSPLTPSCIAPELLSPESMGLKLKPIKTRIESRVTGTRR, encoded by the exons ATGGCAGACTCTAATTCAAGTACCGATTCTGTTGCCATCGACGTTGAGACCATTTATCTCGGCGGAAAG GAGCATGTCGTACGGACTGGCTGCGGCCCTGTGTCTGTTATAGTTTATGGAGACCAAGAGAAGCCAGCACTGATAACTTATCCAGATTTAGCTCTAAATC ATATGTCATGTTTCCAGGGATTATTCTTCTGTCCGGAAGCAGCTTCATTGCTGCTCCATTACTTTTGCATTTACCACATAAGTCCTCCGGGGCATGAG TTGGGAGCTGCATCAATTTGTCCAGAGGATCCTGCACCTTCAGTAGATGATTTGGCTGATCAGATAGTTGAGGTTCTTAACTATTTTGG GCTGCGGTCAGTAATGTGTATGGGAGTAACAGCTGGTGCTTATATACTCACATTATTTGCA ATAAAACATAGGGAGCGTGTTCTTGGTTTGATTCTTGTTTCCCCTCTATGCAGAGCACCTTCTTGGAGTGAATGGTTTTATAATAAG GTCATGTCGAATTTACTTTACTTCTATGGAATGTGTGGTCTGCTGAAAGACTTTTTACTATACCGTTACTTCAGCAAG GAGGTCCGTGGCAGCGCAGAAGTTCCAGAATCAGATATAGCTCAAGCATGCAGAAGA TTGCTAGATGAGAGGCAGAGCATAAACATTTTACGGTTTCTTCAAGCTATTGACGG GAGACCTGATATCACACAAGGATTGAAAAAGCTACAATGTCGAACTCTCATATTTGTCGGGGATAGTTCTCCTTTCCATTCTGATGCTCTCCACATGACCGCAAAGTTGGACAGAAGATTCAGTGCCTTAGTGGAG GTACAGGCGTGTGGATCTATGGTTACAGAAGAGCAGCCACATGCAATGTTGATACCAATGGAGTATTTCCTCATGGGATATGGACTCTACAGACCAAACCAGCTTAGTGGCAGCCCAAGGAGTCCTCTAACTCCGTCTTGTATCGCCCCCGAGCTTCTCTCTCCAGAGAGCATGGGCTTAAAACTGAAACCTATCAAGACCCGGATTGAATCCAGGGTCACGGGTACACGCCGATAA